One window from the genome of Roseomonas haemaphysalidis encodes:
- the dapA gene encoding 4-hydroxy-tetrahydrodipicolinate synthase: protein MRRQFMTFRGSIPALVTPFRAGDGELDEVALGRLAERAADRASSGVVVCGSTGEAAAMTLDEQGRAIHAVKEAVGNRIPVIAGITAPCTQAAVAMAAAAERVGASALLCAAPPYVKPSQAGMHAHLRAVSSASGLPIILYDVPSRVGVRFDDEVIAKLHNDGIIVAIKDATADLARPARLRRLCGADLQQLSGDDATALAHLAMGGSGCISVTANLVPALCAAVHEAWLENDRERAAELQDWLSPLHHALFTETNPVPVKGAMGLLGLCDWTPRLPLLRVSDEGLAQLDVLLRELMLMENSLARSLVHQAHQAMPDANGRSMAGRHGISMVKMPRSAAMDDIYFR, encoded by the coding sequence ATGCGTCGGCAGTTCATGACCTTTCGTGGTTCCATCCCGGCCCTGGTCACGCCGTTCCGCGCCGGTGACGGGGAGCTCGATGAGGTTGCCCTGGGTCGCTTGGCAGAACGCGCCGCGGACCGGGCGTCATCCGGCGTCGTGGTATGCGGCAGCACGGGCGAAGCAGCCGCGATGACACTCGATGAGCAGGGGCGGGCGATCCATGCGGTCAAGGAAGCCGTTGGCAATCGCATCCCGGTCATCGCGGGCATCACCGCCCCCTGCACGCAGGCGGCTGTCGCAATGGCGGCAGCGGCTGAGAGGGTCGGTGCGTCCGCGTTGCTGTGCGCGGCCCCGCCCTATGTGAAGCCGTCGCAGGCAGGCATGCATGCTCACCTTCGCGCTGTCAGCAGCGCATCGGGGTTGCCGATCATCCTTTACGACGTACCCTCACGCGTTGGGGTGCGGTTCGATGACGAGGTGATCGCAAAGCTCCACAACGACGGGATCATTGTTGCGATCAAGGATGCCACGGCGGATCTGGCAAGGCCTGCCAGGCTTCGTCGCCTTTGCGGTGCGGATTTGCAACAGCTCTCGGGCGATGACGCAACCGCGCTTGCTCACCTTGCGATGGGTGGCAGTGGTTGCATCTCGGTGACGGCCAATCTGGTGCCGGCGCTATGCGCCGCCGTGCACGAGGCATGGCTGGAGAACGACCGCGAGCGCGCAGCGGAACTACAGGACTGGCTGTCACCCCTGCATCATGCCCTTTTCACCGAAACAAACCCTGTCCCCGTCAAGGGTGCCATGGGCTTGCTCGGGCTGTGCGATTGGACACCACGGCTCCCTCTTCTGCGCGTGAGTGACGAGGGGCTGGCGCAACTCGACGTTCTCCTCCGCGAACTGATGCTCATGGAAAATTCGCTCGCGCGGTCGCTAGTGCATCAGGCACATCAAGCAATGCCGGACGCCAATGGACGTTCGATGGCGGGGCGGCACGGGATCAGCATGGTGAAGATGCCTCGGAGTGCCGCGATGGATGACATCTATTTTCGGTAA
- a CDS encoding DUF2325 domain-containing protein has protein sequence MGPSHGRLAASGPLPIRPQDAYAFAHRRRKLWELSGVFHCSIIGTCLSTGELRKLLIKLHPPHARESDHTLHGVAVGLSERHDAAGKVLQKALDARHTAAINRCARARTTEAVREFWAEARAAGDIPGPYWAVMTHSDASPELQREVFGEVHMLSHLVGAANRADIRRLAQLEAENVALATQVARQQARLQDLAAERDVVIQELHQRPQKPDRRSVAQRSDAEVQGELEHARRRLDSEVGHRLTLERRLEEMRACLDAEQRAGAEAMAQVETLRAEIVALEEALAPGEAGDARIRLDLRGMTLLYVGGRPNQSARLRRIAEDAGAVLLLHDGGVEDAEAQLAGFASRADVALFPVDCVSHDAALAVKRHCRRLGKPFIPLRGTGGAAFLAALHGLAAAPENTS, from the coding sequence GTGGGTCCATCCCACGGCCGTCTCGCTGCGTCAGGGCCGCTGCCCATCCGCCCGCAGGATGCCTACGCTTTCGCGCACCGGCGCCGGAAGCTGTGGGAGCTGTCCGGAGTCTTCCACTGCTCGATCATCGGCACCTGCCTGTCCACCGGTGAGCTGCGCAAGCTCCTGATCAAGCTGCACCCGCCCCATGCCCGGGAAAGCGATCACACCCTGCATGGCGTTGCGGTTGGTTTGTCCGAGCGGCACGACGCTGCTGGCAAAGTTCTGCAAAAGGCACTCGACGCCCGCCATACGGCCGCCATCAACCGCTGCGCCCGCGCCCGGACAACGGAGGCCGTACGGGAGTTCTGGGCAGAAGCCCGCGCCGCCGGGGATATCCCTGGTCCCTATTGGGCCGTGATGACCCATTCGGACGCCTCGCCCGAACTGCAGCGGGAGGTGTTCGGGGAGGTGCACATGCTGTCCCACCTCGTCGGGGCCGCGAACCGGGCCGACATCCGCCGCCTGGCGCAACTGGAAGCCGAGAACGTGGCCCTCGCAACACAGGTCGCCCGGCAGCAGGCCCGCCTCCAGGATCTGGCGGCGGAGCGTGACGTCGTTATTCAAGAGCTGCACCAACGTCCGCAGAAGCCGGACAGGCGCAGCGTGGCGCAGCGTAGCGACGCGGAGGTCCAGGGGGAACTGGAACACGCACGTCGCCGCCTGGACAGCGAGGTGGGGCACCGGCTCACCCTGGAACGGCGGCTGGAGGAGATGCGGGCCTGCCTCGACGCGGAGCAGCGGGCCGGTGCCGAGGCCATGGCACAGGTGGAAACGCTCCGGGCGGAGATCGTGGCGCTGGAGGAGGCCCTCGCGCCCGGGGAAGCAGGCGATGCTCGGATCAGACTCGATCTGCGCGGCATGACGCTGCTCTATGTCGGTGGGCGGCCAAACCAGTCCGCTCGGTTGCGGCGCATTGCGGAGGACGCGGGCGCCGTCCTGCTGCTGCACGACGGCGGTGTCGAAGATGCCGAGGCTCAACTCGCCGGTTTCGCCAGCCGGGCCGATGTCGCGCTGTTTCCCGTGGATTGCGTGAGCCACGACGCGGCCCTGGCCGTGAAGCGTCACTGCCGCCGCCTCGGCAAGCCGTTCATCCCGCTGCGCGGGACGGGGGGCGCCGCCTTTCTCGCCGCGCTGCATGGCCTCGCGGCCGCGCCGGAGAATACCTCGTGA